The sequence below is a genomic window from Microcebus murinus isolate Inina chromosome 4, M.murinus_Inina_mat1.0, whole genome shotgun sequence.
GCGGGCGGGCGAAGCAATAAAGGACTCGATTTAAAGTCTATTTCCAAAAGTCAAGTTCCTGTTATGAAGtaagaataatgaaaaattagtttttgGAAATGGTATGTATTAGGAAATAATCtaatatttaacatcatgaaaatCACCACAACTGTAAAAGGGACACGGAGACTAAGGGTGGCTGGGAGACAAGTTGTCTGgtatcgcttctcggccttttggctaagatcaagtgtagtatctgttcttatcagtttaatatcTGATACGTCCTCTATCCGAGGACAATATATTAAATGGATTTTTGGAAATAGGAGATGGAATAGGAGCTTGCTCCGTCCACTCCACGCATCGACCTGGTATTGCAGTGCTTCCAGGAACGGTGCACCCCCCCTTGGGGGAAATAAGACTGTTTTCAAAGTTAGAACAAGGcattaattgtttcattttcttggtgtatttctttgttgttgtggAAATGAGTTTTATGATGCACTTTTGCTTTTTCGTCATGGAGTTTCAATTTGTTGTTTACGTTACAGTGCCGTAGTTTCTTCAGCCTAGtatgtctcaaactcctggactcaggcaatgctgatgtttcagcctcccagagtgctagggttacaggcgtgagccgccgcgcccggcagCAGTGTGATGCTTTTTTAACAGTTAAGGTGCTTTCTGTCTTGGAAGGTTTGGTTTGTGTTATTTCCCTCATGCTTAAGACCAAGAGACCGTTGTAAGTTTTGTTGAAGGTCTTCTGAAAAAGGAAGTGCATTGCAGTCTGTGGGGTTTGAGCGTAGGCGAAACTGAAGTTGTGGCTGGTACTGTTCATGGGTTTCTTGAGTCTCACTCAAGCGCTCTGGATAAAGtacagtggtgctatcatagctcacgaCTTTAACTGGGCTCAAACGATGAGCCTGGCGTTTAGCTGAAAGAAACTACAGGCATACACGACTGCactggctaattctttctttcttttccctagtAGAGACGGAGAGTCTTGCTTAcgctgggcctctcagagtgctagaattacataggcgtgagccaccgcacccggctggtTTTCGCGGTTTTTAAGCCAGTATTTTGCTTATCAGGTTTTTTTATGCATTCTTTACCGCTGGACAGTTTCTGAATGGGAGGTGAAGGAGCAGCTTCGCTCTACGCTTGGCTGGTTATTATTATACGAATGGTGTGTGGTCTTTAAATCCCTAATTTAGCATATGAGAGAGAAAATACTTagcttttttgtctttgtttagcTATCATCGATTTATACAAGGTTGTATGGGAGACTACTGGTCTAGCCCAATCAGCCTAAAACACCCGGTGTGTCCTGAAGTGTACAAAAGGGAGGCTGCATATAAGAGTAGATTGTTGGGTGTCtcacaaaatgaaggaaaatacagTTATAGCACGTTAGGGAAAGGTGGAGTTTAGATTTAACTTTGtttaaataaagtagtattttgGTAGGCTCAGTACAAAGTAGGGGACTCTCATATGGTCGGGTTTTGCTCCCAGGGCTCTAAGTGCAAAGGGGTCAAGATCAGCTGTGGACTGTGAAGTGGACCCAGAATACTGtttcttgtttaaaataaatgtgaaatgttaTGCTCAGATAATCCTTATCTCAAGCTCTGTAGCTGAATTGGAAATTAAGGCTGCTTCTCTGTGGACAGAGATCCGCGAGATCTGCCAAAGTTGCTTTATTCTTACCGACATAATTTCAAACAGTACAGTTTGAACAAAGTTTCTCATGGAGAAAACAGTTGTCATTCATAGAAGAGGAGCGTTATATTTTATAGCTGCAACTAACTTACCCTTAGGAGAAGTATTGTTTTCTGTTAACTTTACAGATTTTTACTAAGtttgagctaatttttttatCATCGCGAAGCCTCAGTGCGAGGTAATAAAAAACGACGCCCCTAACTCACTCCATTTTCCAAAACAGAGTTGTGTTTTAAGATCGTCAGTCGCATTTTCCCATCTTTGCTTTGTGACTTTGACACTCCAGAATGAAGCCATAGACCTCGTTAACGATTTGATTCGTTCCTGAAGTGGGCTCTTTTCTTGTCTAATAGTACAGAACGCATtacaggaggccgggcgcggtggctcacgcctgtgatcctagcactctgagaggccaaggcgggaggatcactggagctcaggagttcgccaccagcctcagcaagagcaagacccagtgtctactaaaaatagaaaaacttagccgggtgtggtggtgcgagcctgtcgtcccagctactcctgaggcagctgaggtaggaggatcgcttgagcccaggagtttgaggttgcagggagctatgatgacaccactgcactctagcctaggccactgagtgagactctggctcaagaaacaaaaaaggaaagaaaacattacatGACATTACGTGATGGAGCAGGGAGACGGACTAGGGCTGGCTCCATCCAGCATCGCGGTTCAGGAAGGATGCGTTCCACTCCAAGTGCAAAATGATCAATTTATTCTTCAGATCTCCATAAACAAGAATCTCCTGATTTAGTTTTcctgaagcaaaaaaaaagtagGGCAAGCAGGGGAACTTCACTCTTCGGGCCTTTTAAGTCCCCAGCGACTGGGAAGATCGGATCCGGCTGGGCGCCGCCTGTGGCGCACATCCTGCGCCGGAAGTGCGAGCCGTCAACTTCCGGTTTCTGTCATGGCGTCTGCCGCAGCGCGCTGGAACCATGTGTGGGTCGGCACCGAGACTGGAATCCTGAAAGGTGGGTGGCGCGGTCTGGTATTGACTGAGTCGGGCGGCGGGACGTGCGGGGGCCTTCCGCTCGCGACCCCGGCGCGACTGACGCCCTCGACCCGCAGGGGTGAACCTTCAACGAAAGCAAGCCGTGAACTTCACGGCGGCGGGACAGCCGCGACGAGAGGAGGCGGTGACCGCTCTGTGTTGGGGCGCAGGGGAAGAGACCCAGGTGAGTGGCCACTGGCTGGGTCGGAGTTCGGGGCCCGGGACGCCGCAACCTCGCTCTCCTTGCCATCCCGCCTTGCTCTGCCTGCAGATTCTGGTGGGCTGCGCAGACAGGACAGTAAAGCACTTCAATATCCAGGAGGGCACGTTCCAGGGTCAGAGGCACTGCCCCGGCGGGGAAGGCACGTTCCGGGGCCTCGCCCAGGCCGACGGGTAAGATCGATCCTCCTTGCTGAATGCTCAGGCAGTGGCAGAGCGTTGAGGCTCCCTGAGGATAACGGAATAATGGCGACAAACCCTTAGATGACGCGGCCTGAGATGAGTGACAGGGAGCTGGGTTTCTGCCTTCGTTAGTTCTTACCTTTAACGCACAATTATCGAACAACACCTACTGAGTTCCAGGCACTGGGTGAAGTGTGGGGGCTGCAGGTGAAGTTTCTGTCTTCGAAAAGTTTGCATCCTCTAGAGTTTTTCTCCTGGCTCTTTTGTAACCCTCTGAGAAATCCTGAGCAAGTCATTGAATAGTTTTGAGTATGCTTTCAAAGGGGAATTAGCAACCACCAACAAAGTGATGAAGCTCCCAAAGTGAAAAATAGGAGGGTGCTAGTGTTAGGTTAGCCTGGCCCAGCTTTCTTCAGAAGATGAAAAAAGAAGACTGTGGATACGCTGTATAGATTTTGGTAGTAATTCTGACAGGTGAAGTCTGAAAAGACTCTGGGGGATAGGACGGTTGAACTGGGTCTTGAAGGGTGGGTAGAATTTTGACAGGTGGAGTAAGGGATGGGGGCATTCTTGAAAAAGGGTACTGCCTGAGTAGAGGCTACAGAGTACATAAGTAGGATAAATAGCATTTGGAGGTTGATGCCAAGGAAGCATTTTAATACAAGATGGGCATTGTATTAGGTTGGGATTAAATGTAAAGGTTGAGAGATTTGCACTTTTGTTTTATAGATGGTGGGGAGTTATTAGTTTTTGAGCAGGATCTGCCATGGTCAGAGTTGGGAACCTGTAGGAGTATGGAGGAGGGACTGGAGACCAGGCAACTGGGACACTGTTGCCACACCCCAGGCAAGCGATACAGAGCCTGAACCCAGTTGGGGAGGGTGGACAGGTGTAAGAAAGAACAcaggtggccgggcgcggtggcttacacctgtaatcctagcactctgggaggcctaggcggaggatcgcttgagctaaggagttcgagactagcctgagtaagagcgagaccctgtctctactataaatagaaagaaattaaccaaacaactaaaaatcgaaaaaaaaattagctgggcatggtggcgcatgcctgtagtcccagctactcgggaagctgaggcaggaggatcgcctgagcccaggagttggaggttgctgtgagctaggctgatgccatggcactctagaccatgcgacacagtgagactctgtctcaaaaaaaaaaaaaaaaaaaaaatagaaagaaaaagaaaaaagagaaagaacacaggccCAGGCTGTGTAGATCCTGGGAGAGACTCACTTGGACTTCTTgagtgatgttttttttttccgagacagtcttgctttgttgcccagagtgagtgccgtggtgtcagcctagttcacagcaacctcaaactcctgggctcaggcgatcctgctgcctcagcctcccgagtagctgggactacaggcatgcaccaccatgcccagctaattttttctctatatattagttggccaatgaatttctttctatttatagtagagacggggtctcgctcttgcttaggttggtttcgaacttctgaccttgagcgatcctcctacctcggcctcccagagtgctaggtttataggcgtgagccaccatgcctggccctacactttatttttaagccagtcaaatttagcagttgGGGGGTGTATGCCAACTTTAGTGACACCAATGTTAAGTGCTAATAACCGACTactgacttattttttttcaacCCAACTCTATCCTCCCTCTGCATGTAGCACCCTCATCACATGTGTGGATTCTGGGATTCTAAGAGTCTGGCGTGACGGCGATAAGGAGGCATCCTCTGACCCAGTAAGCCTCCCCTGCCCTGATGGTTGAGGAATGTAGGGTCAGGGTAGAAGCCTAATGCAGGCTTTGGAGGAGGGAGGATTAAGGACCCTGGAAGTGACTCTCATCTCCATTCTTTTCAGCTCCTGGAACTGAGGGTGGGCCCTGGGGTGTGTAGGATGCGCCAAGACCCAGCACACCCCCATGTGGTTGCCACAGGTGGAAAGGAGAATGCCTTGAAGGTGTGGGACCTACAGGGGTCTGAGGAACCTGTGTTCAGGGCCAAGAATGTGAGTAATGGGTGTGGAGGGGCTGGATCTGAGGTTGAGGGAGTCCGAGGCCACTTTGAGTCAGAGACCAGATGGTCTTTAGAGGGTAATgaaggaggggatgggaggggcACACTGAGCCCCCAGCAACCCTGTCCCCATGTACCCACACTCCCAGGTGCGGAATGACTGGCTGGACCTGCGGGTTCCCATCTGGGACCAAGACATACAGTTCCTCCCTGGGTCACAGAAGCTTGTAACCTGCACAGGGTACCACCAGGTGAGGTGCCACCTCATCATCCCTACCTCCTCTTGGGCTAAAGCAGCCTTCTTGAGAAACAGCCTGCCTGTGCAGAACTGGGCCCCATGGTGTGGCACAGCTGCCCTTTTCACCATCCTGAGCTCTCAGAGGAGCAAGCGCTTCTCCATCTGTTCCAGCCCCATCGCTGAGCCTGTGACCTTCCTTTACTGATTCAAGAATGGAGtgtctggctgggcgcggtggctcacgcctataatcctagcactctgggaggctgaagcaggtagattgct
It includes:
- the WDR74 gene encoding WD repeat-containing protein 74; the encoded protein is MASAAARWNHVWVGTETGILKGVNLQRKQAVNFTAAGQPRREEAVTALCWGAGEETQILVGCADRTVKHFNIQEGTFQGQRHCPGGEGTFRGLAQADGTLITCVDSGILRVWRDGDKEASSDPLLELRVGPGVCRMRQDPAHPHVVATGGKENALKVWDLQGSEEPVFRAKNVRNDWLDLRVPIWDQDIQFLPGSQKLVTCTGYHQVRVYDPASPQRRPVLETNYGEYPLTAMTLTPGGNSVIVGNTHGQLAEIDFRQGRLVGCLKGLAGSVRGLQCHPSKPLLASCGLDRVLRVHRIQNPRGLEHKVYLKSQLNCVLLSGRDNWEDEPKEPQDPNKVPSEDTETDELWASLEAAAKRKLPDLKQTQGALQTKRRKKKRPGSTSP